ACACTATTAGAAAGTTTAACAACATTGTCCCCATAAAGAATACGATTTCTCCACTTTAAATCTAGGACACTTAGTTTAAACTTACAAATTCTAACTTAATATTTGTTGAGCTATTTTGCGAAATTGGTGTTATTTTAAAACGCATTAAAATAAACTAGTGAGAAGTAAAAGTTGAGCTGTTAATCATCGCATAGAAAACATCAACTAAGTTCTCAAAACATATTTTCAGTATAAGGAGCTTACTTAGGGGTAATCAGAATAGCAGTTTCGGTTCAAGGATCATATCAAGCTTGTCTATTTTTTTCTGATTAACGATATTTGAAGCAGAATCACATTCTACTTGTTTAATACAGACAGAGCTTTTTACCAAATTCTAGTTACGCTAGAAGGGATTATAATATAGAAACTTTCGAAAGTTTTAGCTTTTGTCAGGTTATGGGTTTCTAGTTCATCAAGTTTATTAATTCAATATAATACTAGCACTATTCGTTGTCACAGAAAGCAATGAATAACGAAAATCATCGTGAAGCTGAGCAGTGCAATCAAAATAGTACTATAAGCAAACCTTTACTAAGGTTAAAATTATTGGATTCCCTACGTCATGGTGATTTCTCTAAGTTATCGCAATTGCTTACTTCTAAGGATTTTGAACCATTAGATAATGCGGATGTTCAAGAAGTTGTACAGTTAACACTTCATTATGCTGTACAGGTGGCCCCTTTTACACTAACGAGGGAAATTGTAGCGAATTGGATACCAGAGAGACCAAATGCTACTCACTCATCACTTGTAGTATTGGACATTAATAAGCAAGATTCAGATGGTAACACGCCATTACATCTTGCTGCTCTACAATCAAGAAGCGATGTCGTACAATTGTTAATGAGCCACCCACAGATAAATGATTGCATTCTGAACAATTCTCATCTACAGGCCATTGAAATGTGTAAGAATTTGAACATTGCACAGGCTATGCAAATAAGCAGAGCTAATTATGTTGGAGAAATTGCACATGAATTTAGATTGGCATTTAATAATAGGGATTTTGCTCATCTTGAGTCTATATTGAGCAACCCTAGGAATGCAGAGCTGCTTGATATTAATGGAAACGACCCTGAAACTGGTGATACTGTCCTACACGAATTTGTGAAAAAACGCGATGTGATAATGGTTCGTTGGATTATCGATCATGGTGGTGACCCCTTTAAACGAGACAAACGTGGCAGACTACCGATCAATTCTTTTGGAAAGGGACCATCTGATAAAGATCACACTGTATCCGAAAATACTAAGAGTGCGGTAGACAATGAAATAAGACAATTATTAGAAAAGGCGGCTAGGGAGCAGAGTGTTATAGATGTTACTAATAAGTTACATGAGCTACCGTCTTATAAGGGTTATTTGCGAAAATGGACGAATTTTGCTCAAGGTTACAAGCTGCGCTGGTTCATTTTAAGCTCCGATGGTACCTTATCTTACTATAAAGACCAAGACGATTCTATAAACGCTTGTCGCGGTTCCTTGAATATGTCCACTTGTTACCTACATTTAGATTCGAGTGAAAAGTTGAAGTTTGAAATAATTGGGGGAAGCAATGGTACCGTGAGGTGGCATTTGAAAGGAAATCATCCAATTGAAACGAACAAATGGGTTTGGGCGATCCAAAGCGCAATTAGAACCGCTAAAGACAGAGAAATTATGGTACGTGCATCATCGAATTCTGGTATGCATGATCAATCAGTGCCTGCAAAGACTCAACAGTTGTCGGTAAATACAGCAGGTGTTAAGACACACAATAGTCCGACAAGTGCTGCGGTGTCTTTTGGTGTGAATGATGCATCATCGAATAATGCTCGCAACCAGCAGTTGGGCTCACTCGTGCGTTCAAACTCCGGTTCCTCAGTTTCTTCTAGCGACGTTGAGTTGAACGATAATTTGACTGATTCTGGGAAGCAGTACGTTACTAAAGTCAAGCAAAATAGACTACACGTAGGCATTCCTGGCGCTTCAAATGTACAACCACAATCGGGTATTGATGCTTATATTCAGAAGCCTTTTGCTCAAAACTTCTTAGCTGAAGACTCTAACCTCTCTCCTGTAACGTTGGCATTCTCTAATAATTCTTTGACTTCGAAGCTTGAAGACGACTATGAGGACAATGAAGATGAAGGCGAGGAGGGCGATGAGGAAGATGTTCTTGATAGAGGTTCGCAAGGAGGATTTCaaaatgatgaagatgaagacCTGAAAGTAAACTACGGTCCATTTGCACAAGAATTGTCTATTTTGCAGCGCTCAATCATCATTGAGATTACGGCCTTGAATGAGCTTCTGGATGATTGTGGTTCTGTTACTTCGATTTTACCTACCGCTAAGAGATCGTTACATACTATCAGCAAGAATTTTGCACAATTGAATAAGTTGGCTGACAAAAGAGATCAACGCTTGGTGAAAATGCTCTCAAAACAAAGAGACATCAACAATCTATGGATCAAATCGGTCAAAGAGTTGGAAATGGAACTAATTGAGAAATCTGAGAAGTTGGCGGCAATGGATAATGATAAGAAGAGTTTAAAGAAAATGCTACAAAAGAAACTAAGTGAAGTTGCGGTAGTTTCAGAATCTAATTCGGATGGAACCAATTATTCTGAAGTTGAACATACGAGAGAATCAACTAAGCAATTCGCAGAAATTGTTGAATTTATCAAGTGTAACCAATCTTCTGATGAAGACGATTCTGACATCGACGAATTCTTTGACGCAGAAGACCCGGACAAAATTGATCAGTCTGCCAGCCTCGTTTCTTTTTCGCAGCATTTGACGTCAGTTCGTTCTAGTATGACGCCATTACCTCCATCGCAATCTCAAAAACTAGCAATAGATTTAATTACGAAGGACCTTACTACACCAAGAGACCTTGCTGGAAAAATCCCTGCTGAAACATCGGCAACCGAAAGTGGACAAGCAGAGGTTGGGAGAACTGTGTCTGTGCCCCCTGCCATGGAATCAACACAAGTAATCCAGGAAATCTCTGCAAACACTGGTGTTACCGAATCGGTTACAAAATGTCCACCTACTACGGCTGTGGATCACCTTCATGGTGGGCAAGTTCCGGTCACAGATGTTCAGCGTGTTGCACAGTATATGATAGATTCTGAGGGAACTTACCTTGGTTACGAGGATGGTGTGAGGAAAAAACTTAACCTGGATAAGGATGAGCGTCCAAAGATAAATTTATGGTCTGTGCTTAAGTCGATGATAGGCAAAGACATGACTCGTATGAACTTGCCCGTCACTTTCAACGAACCAACGTCTTTGTTACAGCGGGTAGGTGAAGACTTAGAATATAGTGATCTATTGGACGCTGCCGCTACCTTTGAAGATTCTACGTTGAGATTGTTATATGTTGCAGCTTTTCTGTCTTCTTCTCATTCATCAACCATTAAGCGTGTGGCAAAACCGTTCAATCCGCTTTTAGGGGAAACATTTGAGTATGCAAGACCAGACAAAAACTATAGGCTTTTTACTGAGCAGGTGTCACATCACCCTCCTATTTCTGCTACTTGGACTGAGTCTCCAAAATGGGACTTCTTTGGCGAATCATATGTTGACTCCAAATTTTACGGAAGATCTTTTGATATTAAACATTTGGGTTTGTGGTACCTAAGATTGCGTCCCGACAATAACGACCCGGAAGAATTATACACGTGGAAAAAACCAAACAATTCAGTTATTGGTATTCTAATTGGTAAGCCAGAAGTCGATAATCATGGTGATGTCAAAGTTACGAACCACACTACTGGCGATTATTGTTTACTACATTTTAAAGCTCGCGGCTGGCGCTCTGCTAACGCATTTGAAGTCAGGGGCGAGGTTTACGACGCCAATGACGTCAAAAAATGGGTATTGGGAGGCCATTGGAACGATGCTATTTATGCGAAACGGGTTATGAAAAATAACGCGACCGAGGATCTCAATCTTGATAGAGTCAAGCGTCGTCGTTCAATAACGTCCGCTGGTCCTAGCTATGATGGCCATAAATTTATGGTATGGCATATCAATGAGAGGCCAGATTCTCCGTTTAACTTAACATCTTTTGCGATCACATTGAACGCGCCACAACCAAGTTTAATGCCTTGGATAGCACCCACTGATAGTCGTCGGAGACCAGACCAAAGAGCTATGGAGGATGGCAGGTATGATGAGGCCGCTGAAGAGAAACGTCGTGTTGAGGATAAGCAGAGGCAAGCACGTAGACAAAGAGAAGCAGAGAATATTGTATACCAACCAAGATGGTTTAAGAAGACTACTCATCCTGTAACAGGGCAACCTTACTGGGAATTTAATGGCGAGTACTGGAAATTGAGGAAGCAACGTCAACTGGTCACACTGCCTGACATTTTCTAGTAAGAGCCTACTAATACAAGATTTACATAGTGAAGTCAGGCGATACTATCATATTTTTAGCGCTGCTGCATTTACATCCAGTCTAAGAGGGATGGATTAGGCTGCGAAGCAGGTCGGATGAAAATAAATAGGAATACAATCATTTGATATTAGTTTTTGTATTTGTGATTATCGACCAATTAGCGATATTCCAACCTACATAATATAGTAGTGAATGCAATGCAAATCAGACCAAATCAGACAAAACCGTTCTTcgttcttcttctcttcaCCAAAATACAAAAACACAACGGGAAACATATGGGAACACTCGCACCTAGTAACAAATTAGAAACACTTCCCTCTTCCTAGACAACCACTTACTTAATCATGACAAAAAAATTACAGCCGCTCTGAATAAAATTACGTACCTTTCATACAAGAAATGGTACAGGAAACTAATAAGCAACAAATGCGCAACACGGTTCGGATTTTTTGTTCCATTCAAAAAAAACATACAAGGTGACATCTTTTTTTTGTATATTGCCGCTAGGTTTTTAAGCGCATATAATGATAAGAAATCAGCGTATCAAGAAAGGTATCAAGAAAGGTGTCAAGAAAGGACTCAAACGTGGATTTGGTCTTTACGCTAACAGGCGAACGTACCATTACTTGAATCTTTTGATGTCACTTTAAAGCTTATAAACTAAGCAGCCTCGTATGCTGTGCAGAGCTTTCTTCTGGGCGGCTATTTCTTAGGTAGATTTCTTGTAAGTCGATTGCGTAAAAATCCACTATCATCTGATTTAAAAATGCACATAGCAATAATCAAAATGCACATAGGAATAATTCAAAATGCACATAGGAATTAATTCAAAGTGCTCATAGTGGAATAGGAATCAATTACCGACGAATTTGTTATTTTTAAACGGCTAAAACTCAGCCGGATTGTGGTACCAACAACTTTATATCCCAACGACAATTAAGCAGAAATAAAGCAGAAGAAATGACATCAGACATCTACGTTAAACCCCCATCTACATTGAAAACTTTCACTAGGTCTGACCGAGTCCCTGCTATCTTAACAGTTGCGGGATCAGACCCCAGTGGTGGAGCTGGGATCGAAGCCGACGTAAAAACAATTACTGCACATGGCTGCTACGCAATGACGTGCATTTCTGCTCTCACCAATCAAACACCTAGGGCGGTCCAATCAGTGCAACACATTGACGGAGCTTTTATAGCCCAGATTTTGAACGGTCTTTTCACAGATATGAGAATAGACGTAGTTAAAACTGGAATGCTAACTGATGTTGCGGTAGAAGAGCTAATGCATGCGATTCAGACTCACAACTTCAAAGGTCATATGGTGGTCGATCCAGTAATGGTTGCGAGTAGCAATGCCGAGCTTGCCGATTATACTAAAATCAGAGCTGCCTCCGCCTTGTATGGCAGAGCAACGCTGGTGACTCCAAACATTGTTGAGGCATTTAAATTACTCGGAGATGAGCCGACCCCCTTGGCTTCAGTAGAAAACATGAAAGACCTCGCACGTCGTTTAAAATCTAAAATCCTTGTAAAGAACTTGTTACTCAAAGGTGGACATGTACGTTGGCCGCGTGATGACGGCTCTTATTACGTCACTGACATACTATTGTGTGAATCAGGTGAGATATTGGTCTACACCTCGGACTATATTGAAACAAAACACACTCACGGTACAGGATGTACCCTAGCATCCGCAATAGCCGCTAATCTCTCTATTGGCTATTCTCTAAAAGACTCAGTTCACCGGTCTATAGAATACGTGCAGCACTGTATTAAACTACAGCCAAAGATCAGCCCTACTTTCTACTCCGAGAATGGACCTATTAATCACTGTTACGAACTTTATTCTCCCATTGGGGTGAAATCTCTCTCAGATGTTCAATGCAATGTTCTGGCAGACTCAGCAATAACCCGCCCTAAATACAAGACCCTGGAGGACCTACTGCAAGATCCGCTAATCAAACCCCACTGGGAAAGTTATATTCACCATGATTTCGTGAATCGCATTGTTAGTAACACTTTACCCGCGGATCGGTTCTACTACTTTTTATCTCAAGATAAAGCGTATCTCCTATCTTACTCGCAGATCGTGGCTGTTGCATTTAGTAAAGCCCCGACAATTCAAGATATGCAAGATCATTTATTTACCATTAAAGAAGTACTTGACGAGCTGAATCAGCACGGATTGAAAATGAGGACTTTATTTCCCgaaaaagaaaatgaaCCGCCGATCCAGCGTAACAACGCTTTTCACCAGTACATTGGCTATCTCCG
The Eremothecium sinecaudum strain ATCC 58844 chromosome II, complete sequence DNA segment above includes these coding regions:
- a CDS encoding HBR192Wp (Syntenic homolog of Ashbya gossypii AER225W; Syntenic homolog of Saccharomyces cerevisiae YDL019C (OSH2) and YAR042W (SWH1)) — encoded protein: MNNENHREAEQCNQNSTISKPLLRLKLLDSLRHGDFSKLSQLLTSKDFEPLDNADVQEVVQLTLHYAVQVAPFTLTREIVANWIPERPNATHSSLVVLDINKQDSDGNTPLHLAALQSRSDVVQLLMSHPQINDCILNNSHLQAIEMCKNLNIAQAMQISRANYVGEIAHEFRLAFNNRDFAHLESILSNPRNAELLDINGNDPETGDTVLHEFVKKRDVIMVRWIIDHGGDPFKRDKRGRLPINSFGKGPSDKDHTVSENTKSAVDNEIRQLLEKAAREQSVIDVTNKLHELPSYKGYLRKWTNFAQGYKLRWFILSSDGTLSYYKDQDDSINACRGSLNMSTCYLHLDSSEKLKFEIIGGSNGTVRWHLKGNHPIETNKWVWAIQSAIRTAKDREIMVRASSNSGMHDQSVPAKTQQLSVNTAGVKTHNSPTSAAVSFGVNDASSNNARNQQLGSLVRSNSGSSVSSSDVELNDNLTDSGKQYVTKVKQNRLHVGIPGASNVQPQSGIDAYIQKPFAQNFLAEDSNLSPVTLAFSNNSLTSKLEDDYEDNEDEGEEGDEEDVLDRGSQGGFQNDEDEDLKVNYGPFAQELSILQRSIIIEITALNELLDDCGSVTSILPTAKRSLHTISKNFAQLNKLADKRDQRLVKMLSKQRDINNLWIKSVKELEMELIEKSEKLAAMDNDKKSLKKMLQKKLSEVAVVSESNSDGTNYSEVEHTRESTKQFAEIVEFIKCNQSSDEDDSDIDEFFDAEDPDKIDQSASLVSFSQHLTSVRSSMTPLPPSQSQKLAIDLITKDLTTPRDLAGKIPAETSATESGQAEVGRTVSVPPAMESTQVIQEISANTGVTESVTKCPPTTAVDHLHGGQVPVTDVQRVAQYMIDSEGTYLGYEDGVRKKLNLDKDERPKINLWSVLKSMIGKDMTRMNLPVTFNEPTSLLQRVGEDLEYSDLLDAAATFEDSTLRLLYVAAFLSSSHSSTIKRVAKPFNPLLGETFEYARPDKNYRLFTEQVSHHPPISATWTESPKWDFFGESYVDSKFYGRSFDIKHLGLWYLRLRPDNNDPEELYTWKKPNNSVIGILIGKPEVDNHGDVKVTNHTTGDYCLLHFKARGWRSANAFEVRGEVYDANDVKKWVLGGHWNDAIYAKRVMKNNATEDLNLDRVKRRRSITSAGPSYDGHKFMVWHINERPDSPFNLTSFAITLNAPQPSLMPWIAPTDSRRRPDQRAMEDGRYDEAAEEKRRVEDKQRQARRQREAENIVYQPRWFKKTTHPVTGQPYWEFNGEYWKLRKQRQLVTLPDIF
- the THI20 gene encoding trifunctional hydroxymethylpyrimidine kinase/phosphomethylpyrimidine kinase/thiaminase (Syntenic homolog of Ashbya gossypii AER226W; Non-syntenic homolog of Saccharomyces cerevisiae YPL258C (THI21) and Syntenic homolog of Saccharomyces cerevisiae YOL055C (THI20)), translating into MTSDIYVKPPSTLKTFTRSDRVPAILTVAGSDPSGGAGIEADVKTITAHGCYAMTCISALTNQTPRAVQSVQHIDGAFIAQILNGLFTDMRIDVVKTGMLTDVAVEELMHAIQTHNFKGHMVVDPVMVASSNAELADYTKIRAASALYGRATLVTPNIVEAFKLLGDEPTPLASVENMKDLARRLKSKILVKNLLLKGGHVRWPRDDGSYYVTDILLCESGEILVYTSDYIETKHTHGTGCTLASAIAANLSIGYSLKDSVHRSIEYVQHCIKLQPKISPTFYSENGPINHCYELYSPIGVKSLSDVQCNVLADSAITRPKYKTLEDLLQDPLIKPHWESYIHHDFVNRIVSNTLPADRFYYFLSQDKAYLLSYSQIVAVAFSKAPTIQDMQDHLFTIKEVLDELNQHGLKMRTLFPEKENEPPIQRNNAFHQYIGYLRDIAKYGTWEQICVSLMPCLFGYGFAAQYFSTPEKLVVPKKSCYYLWIQSYISDEYQAGIDTGRKLLERILSETQNHDVYVRIFADICKLEAQFFEACM